One stretch of Roseimicrobium sp. ORNL1 DNA includes these proteins:
- the nadC gene encoding carboxylating nicotinate-nucleotide diphosphorylase produces the protein MSDTQLPLSVVTLIQLALMEDVGPGDVTSKYFVPEEATASARIFAKEDGVTAGIEVAAEVFRQVDPLLSVRVAKNDSEPFGKGDTLLQIAGPTRSILTAERTALNFLQRLCGVATQTRRYVEAVKPHATKILDTRKTTPGWRLLEKQAVAAGGGTNHRMGLYDMAMVKDNHLLADDAQADLQAAIDAVKKDHPGMRVELEADTLDQVKRFLSLRGLDVILLDNMGTETMREAVELVKGKVELEASGGVTLERIAEIAATGVDYISSGALTHSVRSVDLSLELS, from the coding sequence ATGTCAGACACGCAACTCCCGCTCTCCGTTGTCACCCTGATTCAGCTCGCCCTCATGGAGGACGTGGGTCCTGGGGACGTGACCTCCAAGTACTTCGTGCCGGAGGAGGCCACCGCCAGCGCCCGCATCTTCGCCAAGGAGGACGGGGTCACCGCCGGCATCGAGGTCGCTGCCGAGGTCTTCCGCCAGGTGGACCCACTGCTTTCCGTCCGGGTCGCAAAGAATGACAGCGAACCCTTCGGCAAAGGAGACACCCTGCTGCAAATCGCCGGCCCCACCCGGAGCATCCTCACGGCGGAACGCACTGCGCTGAATTTCCTGCAGCGCCTCTGCGGCGTGGCCACCCAGACCCGCCGCTACGTCGAGGCGGTGAAACCCCATGCCACGAAGATCCTGGATACCCGGAAGACCACGCCCGGCTGGCGCTTACTGGAAAAGCAGGCCGTGGCCGCCGGCGGCGGGACGAATCACCGCATGGGGCTCTACGACATGGCCATGGTGAAGGACAACCACCTCCTCGCCGACGATGCCCAAGCCGATCTTCAGGCCGCCATTGATGCGGTGAAGAAGGACCATCCCGGCATGCGCGTGGAACTGGAGGCAGACACACTGGATCAGGTGAAGCGTTTCCTCTCGCTGCGCGGGCTGGATGTCATCCTCCTGGACAACATGGGCACGGAAACCATGCGGGAAGCGGTGGAACTCGTGAAGGGCAAGGTGGAGCTGGAGGCCAGCGGGGGCGTCACCCTGGAGCGCATCGCCGAAATTGCCGCCACCGGGGTGGATTACATCTCGTCCGGCGCACTCACGCACTCGGTGCGCTCGGTGGATCTGTCGCTGGAGCTTTCCTAG